In Ectothiorhodospira sp. BSL-9, a single window of DNA contains:
- a CDS encoding thiol:disulfide interchange protein DsbA/DsbL: MPLTRRRFNQFLIGGLGLTLAPVTLAELQEGRDWRAISRPQSEAPEGKIELLKFFSYGCPFCGQLNQVMKPWLEDLPEDVVFRRVPVSFNRSAWANLSRLYFALEATGELERLDQEVFDAIGERRERLFTEQAIMDWMDDRDVDTERFAEAFHASRTQTLVARGDRLQSRYRINSVPTLVVDGRYVVVGEDARTYQDLLDITEQLMDKARAT, translated from the coding sequence ATGCCGTTGACCCGACGTCGATTCAATCAATTCCTGATAGGAGGGCTGGGCCTGACCCTTGCCCCCGTCACCCTGGCCGAATTGCAGGAGGGCCGGGACTGGCGCGCCATCTCCCGCCCCCAGAGCGAGGCCCCTGAGGGCAAGATCGAGCTGCTCAAGTTCTTTTCCTACGGCTGCCCCTTCTGTGGCCAGCTCAATCAGGTGATGAAGCCCTGGCTTGAGGACTTACCGGAGGATGTGGTGTTCCGCCGTGTTCCGGTCTCCTTCAATCGCTCTGCCTGGGCCAATCTCTCCCGCCTTTACTTCGCCCTGGAGGCCACCGGGGAACTGGAACGACTGGACCAGGAGGTCTTCGATGCCATCGGCGAGCGCCGTGAACGGCTGTTCACCGAGCAGGCGATCATGGACTGGATGGACGACCGCGACGTGGATACCGAACGGTTTGCCGAAGCCTTCCATGCCTCCCGTACTCAAACCCTGGTGGCGCGCGGCGACCGGTTGCAGTCCCGATACCGCATCAACAGCGTCCCCACCCTGGTGGTGGATGGCCGCTACGTGGTGGTGGGCGAAGATGCCCGCACCTATCAGGACCTGCTGGATATCACCGAACAACTCATGGACAAGGCCCGTGCCACCTGA
- the spoT gene encoding bifunctional GTP diphosphokinase/guanosine-3',5'-bis pyrophosphate 3'-pyrophosphohydrolase, translating to MVESATPSQATNPSASLDTTRFMAKDLCAYLESYLEPDQVSEVYRAYLFGAEAHEGQTRLSGDPYIVHPLAVAKTMAEMRMDHRSIIAAILHDVMEDTHISKERIIEEFGEDVAELVDGVSKLTHLKFRSKAEAQAENFRKMMLAITRDLRVIMVKLADRLHNMRTLGVMRPDKGRRIARETLEIYAPIAQRLGMNAIRRELEVLGFASHNPLRYKVLQDAVKKSRGHRKEVMQKIETAICSRMEEAGIVSRIIGREKNLYSIYRKMRQKRLSFEEVFDVFAIRIVVTDVDACYRALGVVHNLYKPVPGRFKDYIAIPKANGYQSLHTVLFGPHGIPIEVQIRTEEMDRVAESGIAAHWLYKAGDRQSASAQARAREWLKGVLEIQQAAGNSMEFLENVKVDLFPEEVYIFTPRGEIMELPKGATAVDFAYAVHSDVGNTCVAAKIDRRLAPLSTKLESGRTVEVITAPGARPNPAWLNFVVTGKARAAIRHYLKNLQQDEAVSLGRRLLDKALIGVGKSLEEIPPEQMQGLLEDLQLPNLDALLGDVGLGNRMATLVARRLCSDDADAGADEAAPSPATLGKPLAVKGTEGMVLSFAKCCHPIPGDPIVGVMSAGRGLVVHREQCRNVAEYRNKPDKWIPVAWSEDSTQEYAAAIRAQTANKRGVLANLASVIADMGSNIENVSFDERDGHASTITFTLSVRSRKHLADLMRRLRRVPEVLRISRARG from the coding sequence ATGGTCGAGAGTGCCACACCCAGCCAGGCCACCAATCCCTCCGCGTCCCTGGACACCACCCGGTTCATGGCCAAGGATCTGTGCGCCTATCTGGAGAGCTACCTGGAGCCCGACCAGGTCAGCGAGGTGTATCGCGCCTATCTGTTCGGCGCGGAGGCCCATGAGGGCCAGACCCGCCTGAGCGGCGACCCCTATATCGTCCATCCCCTGGCCGTGGCCAAGACCATGGCCGAGATGCGGATGGACCACCGCAGCATCATCGCTGCCATCCTCCATGACGTCATGGAGGACACCCACATCAGCAAGGAACGCATCATCGAGGAGTTTGGCGAGGATGTAGCCGAACTGGTGGATGGCGTCTCCAAACTCACCCATCTCAAGTTCCGCTCCAAGGCCGAGGCGCAGGCCGAGAACTTCCGCAAGATGATGCTGGCCATCACCCGGGACCTGCGGGTGATCATGGTCAAGCTGGCGGATCGCCTGCACAACATGCGCACCCTGGGGGTCATGCGGCCCGACAAGGGGCGACGCATCGCCCGGGAAACCCTGGAGATCTACGCCCCCATAGCACAGCGCCTGGGCATGAACGCCATCCGGCGTGAACTGGAAGTGCTGGGGTTCGCCTCCCACAACCCGCTGCGCTACAAGGTGCTCCAGGATGCGGTGAAAAAATCCCGTGGCCATCGCAAGGAGGTCATGCAGAAGATCGAGACGGCCATCTGCTCGCGCATGGAGGAGGCGGGGATTGTCTCGCGCATCATCGGCCGGGAGAAGAACCTCTACAGCATCTACCGCAAGATGCGGCAAAAACGCCTGTCCTTCGAAGAGGTCTTCGACGTCTTTGCCATCCGCATCGTGGTCACCGATGTGGATGCCTGTTATCGGGCCCTGGGCGTGGTCCACAACCTGTACAAGCCGGTGCCTGGTCGCTTCAAGGACTACATCGCCATCCCCAAGGCCAACGGCTACCAGAGCCTGCATACCGTCCTGTTTGGCCCCCATGGCATCCCCATCGAGGTACAGATCCGTACCGAGGAGATGGACCGGGTGGCGGAAAGCGGCATCGCCGCCCACTGGCTTTACAAGGCTGGCGATCGTCAGTCCGCCTCTGCCCAGGCCCGGGCCCGGGAATGGCTCAAGGGCGTGCTGGAGATCCAGCAGGCCGCTGGCAACTCCATGGAGTTCCTGGAAAACGTGAAGGTGGACCTGTTCCCCGAAGAGGTCTACATCTTCACGCCCCGGGGCGAGATCATGGAGTTGCCCAAGGGAGCCACGGCGGTGGACTTTGCCTACGCAGTGCACTCGGATGTGGGCAACACCTGCGTGGCGGCCAAGATCGACCGGCGCCTGGCGCCGCTGTCCACCAAGCTGGAGAGTGGCCGCACGGTGGAGGTGATCACCGCCCCTGGCGCACGCCCCAATCCCGCCTGGCTGAATTTTGTGGTCACCGGCAAGGCCCGGGCCGCGATTCGACATTACCTCAAGAACCTGCAGCAGGATGAGGCGGTCAGCCTCGGCCGTCGCTTGCTGGACAAGGCCCTGATCGGCGTCGGCAAGAGCCTGGAGGAGATCCCCCCGGAGCAGATGCAGGGCCTGCTGGAGGATCTGCAACTCCCCAATCTGGACGCCTTGCTGGGCGACGTGGGGTTGGGCAACCGCATGGCCACCCTGGTGGCGCGGCGTCTTTGCAGCGATGATGCGGACGCAGGAGCCGATGAGGCTGCGCCTTCGCCGGCCACCTTGGGCAAGCCCCTGGCGGTCAAGGGCACCGAAGGCATGGTGCTGTCATTCGCCAAGTGCTGTCACCCCATACCCGGCGACCCCATCGTGGGCGTGATGAGTGCCGGCCGGGGGCTGGTGGTGCATCGCGAGCAATGTCGCAACGTGGCGGAGTATCGCAACAAGCCGGACAAGTGGATACCGGTGGCCTGGTCGGAGGACTCGACTCAGGAATACGCCGCTGCCATCCGCGCACAGACCGCCAATAAAAGGGGTGTGCTGGCGAATCTGGCCTCGGTGATCGCCGATATGGGTTCGAATATCGAGAATGTCTCGTTCGACGAACGTGATGGTCATGCCTCGACCATCACATTCACCCTGAGCGTGCGCAGCCGCAAGCACCTGGCGGACCTGATGCGCCGCCTGCGCCGGGTGCCCGAGGTGCTGCGCATCTCCCGGGCACGGGGATAA
- the rpoZ gene encoding DNA-directed RNA polymerase subunit omega — protein sequence MARVTVEDCLDNMDNRFHLVLVAAKRARQLAGGAHAHLDWENDKPTVLALREIAEGLVGPEVLDEVVAREHAGPSQVSEEEVRTEI from the coding sequence ATGGCCCGCGTTACCGTTGAAGATTGCCTGGACAATATGGACAACCGCTTCCACCTGGTGCTGGTCGCTGCCAAGCGCGCCCGGCAACTGGCCGGCGGTGCCCATGCCCATCTGGACTGGGAAAACGACAAGCCCACCGTGCTGGCCCTGCGCGAGATCGCCGAAGGACTGGTGGGCCCCGAAGTGCTGGATGAAGTGGTGGCACGGGAGCATGCCGGCCCCTCCCAGGTGAGCGAAGAGGAGGTGCGAACGGAGATCTAG
- the gmk gene encoding guanylate kinase has translation MIRGTLYIISAPSGAGKTSLVAALLKARPSLVVSVSHTTRKPRDGEVDGEHYHFVNAEQFLGMIEDGAFLEHARVFDHYYGTSRAAVEAELGRGLDVILEIDWQGAQQVRRLMPDCQSVFIVPPSRDELRQRLHARGKDSDAVIERRLGEAVKEISHFDEYDYLVVNDDFDRALAELAAIFTANRLHTRPQRHRHEALLRDLLASGEANP, from the coding sequence TTGATCAGGGGAACCCTTTACATCATTTCCGCCCCCTCCGGGGCGGGCAAGACCTCGCTGGTGGCCGCTCTGCTCAAGGCGCGGCCCAGTCTCGTGGTATCCGTATCCCACACCACCCGCAAACCCCGCGATGGGGAGGTGGATGGGGAGCACTATCACTTCGTGAATGCCGAGCAGTTTCTGGGCATGATCGAGGATGGCGCCTTCCTGGAGCATGCCCGGGTCTTCGATCATTACTACGGCACGTCCCGGGCGGCCGTGGAGGCGGAACTGGGGCGCGGTCTGGACGTGATCCTGGAGATCGACTGGCAGGGGGCGCAGCAGGTGCGGCGTCTGATGCCCGATTGTCAGTCGGTGTTCATCGTGCCCCCCTCCCGTGATGAGTTGCGCCAGCGCCTGCATGCCCGGGGCAAGGACAGCGACGCCGTCATCGAACGGCGCCTGGGGGAAGCTGTCAAAGAGATCAGCCACTTTGATGAATACGATTATCTGGTGGTGAACGACGACTTCGATCGGGCCTTGGCAGAACTGGCTGCCATCTTTACCGCCAACCGCCTGCACACCCGACCGCAGCGGCATCGCCATGAAGCGCTGTTGCGGGATTTGCTGGCGTCCGGGGAAGCAAACCCCTAG
- a CDS encoding thioredoxin fold domain-containing protein has product MTIKLYRWVSLIALMCLPAAGVAQDGPRLAPGMVNPGWVEPPPWFHESFLDIREDVEEAAAEGKRLMLYFYQDGCPYCEKLIRDNFGQRDIAEKTQEYFHVIAINMWGAREVTDMEGRDTTERDFARDLGVQFTPTLLMFNEDFETVARLNGYYEPHRFRAALSYIGEGLENEMSFPEYFEQAGGEPASGELHVRQDWMQPPMDLAAALEEGDKPLVVFFEQAQCSACDELHGDILEREETQAQLERFQVAQVDIWSDTPLVTPDGVSTTAREWAREAGVLYTPTMALYTAEDGEVIRTEGYLRSFHVQSVMAYVATGAYREEPELQRYLDGRAQSLYEQGIEVDLMD; this is encoded by the coding sequence ATGACAATAAAACTCTATCGCTGGGTGAGTTTGATCGCCCTGATGTGCCTGCCCGCTGCGGGGGTCGCGCAAGACGGCCCCCGGCTGGCGCCCGGCATGGTCAATCCCGGGTGGGTGGAGCCGCCCCCCTGGTTCCATGAGTCCTTCCTGGATATCCGCGAGGATGTGGAGGAGGCCGCCGCTGAGGGCAAGCGGCTGATGCTGTATTTCTACCAGGACGGTTGCCCCTACTGCGAGAAGCTGATCCGCGATAATTTCGGTCAGCGGGACATCGCCGAAAAGACCCAGGAATACTTCCACGTCATCGCCATCAACATGTGGGGGGCCCGAGAGGTCACCGACATGGAGGGCCGTGACACCACGGAGCGGGACTTTGCCCGAGATCTGGGCGTGCAGTTCACCCCCACCCTGCTCATGTTCAATGAAGACTTCGAGACCGTGGCACGTCTCAATGGCTATTACGAGCCGCATCGTTTCCGTGCCGCCCTGTCCTACATCGGCGAGGGCCTCGAGAATGAGATGAGCTTCCCCGAGTATTTCGAGCAGGCCGGCGGTGAACCCGCTTCGGGAGAACTGCATGTGCGCCAGGACTGGATGCAGCCCCCCATGGATCTGGCGGCGGCCCTCGAGGAAGGTGACAAGCCCCTGGTGGTCTTCTTTGAACAGGCCCAATGCTCTGCCTGTGATGAATTGCATGGGGATATCCTGGAGCGTGAGGAGACTCAGGCCCAGCTGGAGCGCTTCCAGGTGGCCCAGGTGGACATCTGGTCCGACACCCCGCTGGTCACCCCCGATGGTGTGAGCACCACGGCCCGGGAATGGGCCCGTGAGGCCGGCGTGCTCTACACCCCCACCATGGCCCTCTACACGGCCGAGGATGGCGAGGTGATCCGCACGGAGGGGTATCTGCGCAGCTTCCATGTGCAGTCGGTGATGGCCTACGTGGCCACCGGCGCCTATCGGGAGGAACCGGAACTGCAGCGCTATCTGGATGGCCGCGCCCAGTCCCTGTACGAACAGGGCATCGAGGTGGATCTGATGGACTGA
- a CDS encoding ParM/StbA family protein encodes MDRCIGLDMGYGYIKAEDGQNGYVFPSVVGEAGTHAPMSLGFRRPPPTEDLRVSVGGREYFLGDLAIRHSRIAYRGLSSTRAEGDDILILCLGTLALYCKESLNSFFVVTGLPPGRMHMADDLVRRLQGDHEVIRRIGSQRHAYSVRLDRIDVVPQPVGTFWSMVLDERGNLREDSPMLDGRVGIIDVGFRTSDFATIVDGEYAPAFSRTVPIGISHGYDEIAELLNARYGLERETYTLDEAIIDGELNVSGRKVDISGLRDQVFQDLATKLLVEINSLWQVDDYPFVLITGGGGQVMSRYLRERIPHARTVEEPITANARGFHAWARYNALQTGMGERSGDAASEGDGGSD; translated from the coding sequence ATGGATCGCTGTATCGGGCTGGACATGGGCTACGGCTACATCAAGGCGGAGGATGGGCAGAACGGTTACGTCTTCCCCAGCGTGGTGGGCGAGGCAGGGACCCACGCCCCCATGTCCCTGGGCTTCAGGCGCCCGCCGCCGACGGAGGACCTGCGCGTCTCGGTTGGGGGGCGGGAGTATTTCCTGGGAGATCTGGCCATCCGCCATTCCCGCATCGCCTACCGGGGGCTGTCCTCCACCCGCGCCGAGGGGGATGACATCCTCATCCTCTGTCTGGGCACGCTGGCCCTGTACTGCAAGGAGAGCCTCAACAGCTTTTTCGTGGTCACCGGCCTGCCGCCGGGGCGCATGCACATGGCCGACGACCTGGTGCGACGCCTGCAGGGGGATCACGAGGTCATCCGCCGCATCGGCAGTCAGCGTCATGCCTACAGCGTGCGCCTGGACCGCATCGACGTGGTGCCTCAGCCAGTGGGCACCTTCTGGTCCATGGTGCTGGATGAAAGGGGCAACCTGCGCGAGGACAGCCCCATGCTGGATGGCCGGGTGGGCATCATCGACGTGGGCTTTCGCACCAGCGATTTCGCCACCATCGTGGACGGCGAATACGCCCCGGCCTTCAGCCGCACGGTGCCCATCGGCATCTCCCACGGATACGACGAAATCGCCGAGCTGCTCAATGCCAGGTACGGCCTGGAGCGTGAGACCTACACCCTGGACGAGGCCATCATCGACGGCGAGCTGAATGTCTCCGGGCGCAAGGTGGATATCAGTGGCCTGCGGGATCAGGTGTTCCAGGATCTGGCCACCAAGTTGCTGGTGGAGATCAACTCCCTGTGGCAGGTGGATGACTATCCCTTTGTGCTCATCACGGGCGGCGGTGGTCAGGTGATGTCCCGCTATCTGCGCGAGCGGATCCCCCATGCCCGAACCGTGGAAGAGCCCATTACCGCCAATGCCCGCGGGTTCCATGCCTGGGCGCGCTACAACGCGCTGCAGACCGGCATGGGTGAGCGTAGCGGTGATGCAGCGTCGGAGGGTGACGGCGGTTCGGATTGA
- a CDS encoding class 1 fructose-bisphosphatase encodes MHIGTTLTNFIIETQRKFEGATGEFTGLLNDISVACKKISDLVNKGDLVGVLGTASTQNVQGEEQKKLDVITNEIFIEALAHNGHVAALASEEMDDVYHLPEDAPRGKYLVLFDPLDGSSNIDVNVSVGTIFSILKAPPGVRNPSKEDFLKPGTEQVAAGYCVYGPSTMMVLTTGTGTNMFTLDRDFGEFLLTHSNVQIPEDTQEFAINASNMRFWEQPVKRYIGECLEGRDGARDKDFNMRWIASMVAEVHRILTRGGVFMYPLDSKIQAKGQGGKLRLMYEANPMAFLIEQAGGACTTGRERMMTLSPNEIHQRVPVILGSRNEVDRVTGYHRE; translated from the coding sequence ATGCATATCGGTACCACTCTCACCAACTTCATCATCGAAACCCAGCGCAAGTTCGAGGGGGCCACCGGGGAGTTCACCGGCCTGCTCAACGACATCTCCGTGGCGTGCAAGAAGATCTCCGACCTGGTCAACAAGGGTGATCTGGTGGGTGTGCTGGGCACCGCCAGCACCCAGAACGTGCAGGGGGAGGAGCAAAAGAAGCTGGACGTGATCACCAACGAGATCTTCATCGAGGCCCTGGCCCACAACGGCCACGTGGCCGCCCTGGCCTCCGAAGAGATGGACGACGTCTATCATCTGCCGGAAGATGCGCCCCGGGGCAAGTATCTGGTGCTGTTCGACCCCCTGGACGGCTCCTCCAATATCGATGTGAACGTCTCGGTGGGCACCATCTTCTCCATCCTCAAGGCGCCGCCCGGCGTGCGTAACCCCAGCAAGGAAGATTTCCTCAAGCCCGGTACGGAGCAGGTAGCCGCCGGCTACTGTGTGTACGGGCCCTCCACCATGATGGTGCTGACCACCGGCACCGGCACCAACATGTTCACTCTGGACCGTGATTTCGGTGAGTTCCTGCTCACCCACTCCAATGTGCAGATCCCGGAAGATACCCAGGAATTCGCCATCAATGCTTCCAATATGCGCTTCTGGGAACAGCCGGTGAAGCGTTACATCGGCGAATGCCTGGAGGGCAGGGACGGCGCCCGGGACAAGGACTTCAACATGCGCTGGATCGCCTCCATGGTGGCCGAGGTGCATCGCATCCTGACCCGTGGCGGGGTGTTCATGTATCCCCTGGATTCCAAGATCCAGGCCAAGGGGCAGGGCGGCAAGCTGCGCCTGATGTATGAGGCCAACCCCATGGCCTTTCTCATCGAGCAGGCCGGCGGCGCCTGCACCACCGGTCGGGAGCGCATGATGACCTTGAGCCCCAATGAGATCCATCAGCGCGTGCCGGTGATCCTGGGGTCCCGCAACGAGGTGGACCGGGTCACCGGTTACCACCGGGAGTAG
- a CDS encoding DUF4399 domain-containing protein: MSRAVVTLAVAALLPLGVVQADLNRPAPPEGVEVYFITPTDGETVSSPVTVRMGLKGAGVAPAGVDRPDTGHHHLLVNKDLDDVNLDAPLPFTDQTVHFGGGQTEAELELESGTHTLQLLFMDYRHASFDPPVVSEQITITVE; the protein is encoded by the coding sequence ATGTCCCGCGCAGTGGTCACTTTGGCTGTCGCCGCATTGTTGCCCCTGGGGGTTGTCCAGGCGGATCTCAATCGCCCGGCGCCGCCAGAAGGGGTAGAGGTTTATTTCATCACACCAACGGATGGGGAGACCGTGAGTTCGCCGGTGACGGTGCGCATGGGGCTCAAGGGGGCGGGGGTTGCTCCAGCCGGGGTGGATCGCCCTGATACGGGTCATCATCACCTGCTGGTGAACAAGGATCTGGATGATGTGAACCTGGATGCGCCGCTGCCCTTCACCGATCAGACGGTGCACTTCGGTGGTGGCCAGACGGAGGCGGAGCTGGAACTGGAGTCCGGCACGCATACCCTGCAGTTGCTGTTCATGGACTACCGGCACGCCAGCTTTGATCCGCCGGTGGTGTCCGAGCAGATCACGATTACGGTGGAGTAG
- a CDS encoding alpha/beta fold hydrolase, with protein sequence MSSTISLEPHPAAALPTHPTIQLAEAATDGAADKAEASAHTLPSALTGERRTLQSKAGSLCYYHAAPKSEEQRTDVPLLLIHSVNAAGSAYEVKPLYDHYAKWRPVYALELPGFGGSDRSDRAYTPRLMTDAVHAMVEEIKRLHGEGQVDAVALSLGSEFLARAAHESPDAFRSIGLVSPTGFKGTGRLDGPAESTRGMPWLHTFFVRAPWSQGLFNALTKRSVIRYFLNKAWGSKDIDLGLLEYSVATTRQPGAKNAPYHFLAGNLFSADITTIYESLKLPVFMVHGERGDFVDFKGKAVVAKRPNWLIYEMPTGALPYFEMPESFVAEYEAFLQNQVMKA encoded by the coding sequence ATGTCCAGCACAATTTCCCTTGAGCCGCATCCCGCGGCCGCTCTACCCACCCATCCAACGATCCAGCTGGCCGAGGCCGCCACCGATGGCGCCGCAGACAAGGCCGAGGCATCCGCACACACCCTGCCCTCAGCCCTCACCGGCGAGCGTCGCACGCTGCAAAGCAAGGCGGGCAGTCTGTGCTATTACCACGCAGCCCCTAAAAGCGAGGAGCAGCGTACCGACGTCCCCCTGCTGCTGATTCACAGCGTGAACGCCGCTGGCTCCGCCTATGAGGTCAAGCCGCTTTACGATCACTACGCCAAATGGCGTCCGGTGTATGCCCTGGAACTGCCCGGCTTTGGTGGCTCGGATCGCAGTGACCGTGCCTATACGCCCCGCCTGATGACGGACGCCGTTCATGCCATGGTGGAGGAAATCAAACGCCTGCACGGCGAGGGCCAGGTGGACGCCGTTGCCCTCTCCCTGGGCTCGGAGTTCCTGGCCCGCGCCGCCCATGAGTCTCCCGACGCCTTCCGCAGCATCGGCCTGGTGAGCCCCACCGGCTTCAAGGGCACCGGTCGCCTGGATGGTCCGGCGGAGAGCACCCGGGGCATGCCCTGGCTGCACACCTTCTTCGTGCGTGCCCCCTGGAGCCAGGGGCTGTTCAATGCCCTCACCAAGCGCAGCGTGATCCGCTACTTCCTCAACAAGGCCTGGGGCTCCAAGGACATCGACCTGGGCCTGCTGGAATACAGCGTGGCCACCACCCGCCAGCCGGGCGCCAAGAATGCTCCCTACCACTTCCTGGCCGGCAACCTCTTCAGCGCCGACATCACCACCATCTACGAGTCCCTGAAGCTGCCGGTGTTCATGGTGCATGGTGAGCGGGGCGACTTCGTGGACTTCAAGGGTAAGGCAGTGGTGGCCAAGCGCCCCAACTGGCTCATCTACGAGATGCCCACCGGTGCCCTGCCCTATTTTGAAATGCCCGAGTCCTTCGTGGCCGAATACGAGGCCTTTTTGCAGAACCAGGTGATGAAGGCGTAA
- the sohB gene encoding protease SohB, with protein sequence MEFIYDFAIFLAKALTIVVAILVVLGSLASTAASARDRGQDHLNVRRLNDRYRHMENTLKSRFAAPKGWAARLKRLRGGKKAETGLDPSPDPDRARVFVLKFHGDIRASHVESLREEVSTVLTQAREGLDHVVVCVESGGGMVPHYGLAASQLVRLRDAGLKITVCVDRVAASGGYLMAAVAHRIIAAPFAIVGSIGVVAQLPNFHRWLKRRNVDIELLTAGEYKRTLTVLGRNTAEGRAKFQEDLEETHTLFKTFLSRYRPALNMDQVGTGEHWYGEQARPLGLVDELGTSDDVLMKLAREHDLYEITYKRRQSLGKRMGTAMESITDRLLGGRG encoded by the coding sequence ATGGAATTCATCTACGATTTCGCCATCTTCCTGGCCAAGGCGCTCACCATCGTGGTGGCCATCCTGGTGGTGCTGGGCAGTCTTGCCAGCACCGCCGCCAGCGCCCGGGATCGCGGCCAGGACCACCTCAATGTGCGTCGTCTCAACGACCGCTACCGCCACATGGAGAACACCTTGAAAAGCCGTTTCGCCGCACCCAAGGGGTGGGCGGCGCGGCTCAAACGCCTGCGCGGTGGCAAAAAGGCCGAGACCGGGCTGGATCCGTCCCCGGACCCGGATCGAGCCCGGGTGTTCGTGCTGAAGTTTCACGGCGACATCCGGGCCTCCCACGTGGAGAGCCTGCGCGAGGAGGTGTCCACGGTGCTCACCCAGGCCCGGGAGGGTCTGGATCACGTGGTGGTCTGCGTGGAAAGCGGCGGTGGCATGGTGCCCCATTACGGCCTGGCGGCCTCGCAGCTGGTGCGTCTGCGTGATGCGGGCCTCAAGATCACGGTCTGCGTGGACCGGGTGGCGGCCAGCGGCGGCTACCTGATGGCCGCCGTGGCCCACCGCATCATCGCGGCGCCCTTTGCCATCGTCGGCTCCATCGGTGTGGTGGCGCAACTGCCCAACTTCCACCGCTGGCTCAAACGCCGCAACGTGGATATCGAGCTGCTCACCGCCGGCGAATACAAGCGCACCCTCACCGTCCTGGGCCGTAACACCGCCGAGGGCCGGGCCAAGTTCCAGGAAGACCTGGAAGAAACCCACACCCTGTTCAAGACCTTCCTGTCCCGCTATCGCCCCGCTCTGAACATGGATCAGGTGGGCACCGGGGAGCACTGGTACGGCGAACAGGCCCGCCCCCTGGGCCTGGTGGACGAACTGGGCACCAGCGACGATGTGCTGATGAAGCTGGCCCGGGAGCATGATCTCTACGAGATTACCTACAAGCGCCGCCAGAGCCTGGGCAAGCGCATGGGCACCGCGATGGAGAGCATCACCGACCGTTTACTGGGTGGGCGGGGATAA
- the ispB gene encoding octaprenyl diphosphate synthase, with translation MDLNQIRDLIADDMKAVDDCICRRLQSPVVLINQLGHYIISSGGKRLRPMLVLLSSGACGYQGKQHIELAAVIEFIHTATLLHDDVVDASEMRRGRETANARFGNEASVLVGDFLYSRSFEMMVEIGDMRIMEIVSHTTSTVAEGEVMQLLNCHDADTTEERYMHVIQSKTAKLFDAAGRVGPVLAEQPEAVIQGLAAYGMHLGTAFQLIDDVLDYSGDLDAMGKNMGDDLAEGKPTLPLIHAMRVGSEADAALVREAIEKGGRDYAERVLAAIQATDSIEYTRRMAEQEADNAIEALSVLPESPYRDAMASLARFSVGRGY, from the coding sequence ATGGACCTTAACCAGATTCGCGACCTGATCGCCGACGACATGAAGGCGGTCGACGACTGCATATGTCGGCGTCTGCAATCCCCTGTGGTGCTCATCAACCAGCTGGGCCACTACATCATCAGCAGTGGCGGCAAGCGCCTGCGCCCCATGCTGGTGCTGCTGTCCTCCGGGGCCTGCGGCTATCAGGGCAAGCAGCACATCGAGCTGGCTGCGGTCATCGAGTTCATCCACACGGCCACCCTGCTGCACGACGACGTGGTGGATGCCTCGGAAATGCGCCGAGGCCGGGAGACCGCGAACGCGCGCTTCGGCAACGAGGCCAGTGTGCTGGTGGGCGATTTCCTCTACTCCCGCTCTTTCGAGATGATGGTGGAGATCGGCGACATGCGCATCATGGAGATCGTTTCCCACACCACCAGCACGGTGGCCGAGGGCGAGGTGATGCAGCTGCTCAACTGCCATGACGCGGATACCACCGAAGAGCGGTACATGCATGTGATCCAGTCCAAGACGGCCAAGCTCTTCGATGCCGCCGGGCGGGTCGGCCCGGTGCTGGCGGAGCAGCCCGAGGCGGTGATCCAGGGGCTGGCGGCTTATGGGATGCACCTGGGCACGGCCTTCCAGCTCATTGATGATGTGCTGGATTACAGCGGTGACCTTGATGCGATGGGCAAGAACATGGGTGATGATCTGGCCGAGGGTAAACCGACGCTGCCATTGATCCATGCCATGCGTGTGGGCAGCGAGGCGGATGCGGCCCTGGTGCGTGAGGCCATCGAGAAGGGCGGGCGTGATTATGCCGAGCGGGTGCTGGCCGCCATCCAGGCCACGGATTCCATCGAGTACACCCGTCGCATGGCGGAGCAGGAGGCGGATAATGCCATTGAGGCCCTGTCCGTCCTGCCGGAGAGCCCTTACCGGGATGCCATGGCGTCCCTGGCGCGGTTTTCCGTGGGTCGGGGGTATTGA